One window of Myxocyprinus asiaticus isolate MX2 ecotype Aquarium Trade chromosome 4, UBuf_Myxa_2, whole genome shotgun sequence genomic DNA carries:
- the LOC127439970 gene encoding protein PAXX-like isoform X2, giving the protein MEPSSSESRSVLCTLLDKNDQSKYVFFTQKRSAGDIIGFTNGEDVWKIHLSEEILSQFLKKFSLKSTEDYTLKLKCACRTGRAFVKLQEDSAALHLGCEPTDLTLSLSKLTDSEGRTEVKNLLFEMADSLTQLENGGATSSFYPVSSPQKRTSERNLQQVWLLTMETMNNVKTM; this is encoded by the exons ATGGAACCGAGTAGCTCCGAATCCAGATCTGTCCTCTGCACATTGCTGGATAAAAATGATCAGTCCAAGTATGTGTTTTTTACACAAAAGAGATCAGCAGGAGACATAATAGG ATTTACCAATGGTGAAGATGTTTGGAAAATACATCTCTCAGAAGAGATCCTGTCTCAGTTT CTTAAGAAGTTCTCATTAAAGTCCACAGAGGATTATACCTTGAAACTCAA ATGTGCATGTAGGACTGGCCGAGCATTTGTGAAACTGCAGGAGGACAGTGCTGCGCTGCATTTAGGTTGTGAGCCCACAGATCTGACTCTGTCTCTGTCCAAACTCACTGACTCGGAGGGAAGGACAGAAGTCAAAAACCTGCTTTTTGAGATGGCTGACAGCCTGACACAGCTAGAGAATGGAG GTGCTACATCTTCATTTTATCCAGTCAGCAGCCCTCAGAAGAGAACTTCTG AAAGAAACCTGCAACAGGTGTGGCTTTTGACGATGGAGACGATGAATAATGTCAAAACCATGTGA
- the LOC127439970 gene encoding protein PAXX-like isoform X1, with protein sequence MEPSSSESRSVLCTLLDKNDQSKYVFFTQKRSAGDIIGFTNGEDVWKIHLSEEILSQFLKKFSLKSTEDYTLKLKCACRTGRAFVKLQEDSAALHLGCEPTDLTLSLSKLTDSEGRTEVKNLLFEMADSLTQLENGGATSSFYPVSSPQKRTSVFEPRKQHKDPTVAVRKRLPGGSLINPGSKRKKPATGVAFDDGDDE encoded by the exons ATGGAACCGAGTAGCTCCGAATCCAGATCTGTCCTCTGCACATTGCTGGATAAAAATGATCAGTCCAAGTATGTGTTTTTTACACAAAAGAGATCAGCAGGAGACATAATAGG ATTTACCAATGGTGAAGATGTTTGGAAAATACATCTCTCAGAAGAGATCCTGTCTCAGTTT CTTAAGAAGTTCTCATTAAAGTCCACAGAGGATTATACCTTGAAACTCAA ATGTGCATGTAGGACTGGCCGAGCATTTGTGAAACTGCAGGAGGACAGTGCTGCGCTGCATTTAGGTTGTGAGCCCACAGATCTGACTCTGTCTCTGTCCAAACTCACTGACTCGGAGGGAAGGACAGAAGTCAAAAACCTGCTTTTTGAGATGGCTGACAGCCTGACACAGCTAGAGAATGGAG GTGCTACATCTTCATTTTATCCAGTCAGCAGCCCTCAGAAGAGAACTTCTG TATTTGAACCTAGAAAACAGCATAAGGATCCAACGGTAGCAGTAAGAAAACGTCTTCCTGGGGGTTCTCTCATCAACCCAGGATCAAAAAG AAAGAAACCTGCAACAGGTGTGGCTTTTGACGATGGAGACGATGAATAA